Within the [Enterobacter] lignolyticus SCF1 genome, the region GCTTTACCAATGCGACATTTTTCAAACTAAATTCGTAATCCACGGTATTTAACGCACAAGTGCCCGTTCCAGCGCCAATATTAACGATTAAGAGATCATTTTTTTCTGGATTACATCTTTTATAAATAAATGAATGGGTTAACTTATCAAGATAATAGCAATTTTTATAATCGATATAACCATCTTTAACATGGATTGCTGTTAAATAAGGAACCCCTTCACTCGTAGTATCCGGCGTATCGTGAGTACCATCAGTAATCTTTGTCGCTAATTTCGACAATAGAGTCATCGTCCATTCTTCTTTAAACCCCCCAAACCGCAACTTCGGCACCATTACTTATTCCCCTCCGCCAATGTAAACGGCGAATCAATCCCCAGCGCCTTGCAGAACCCGGCAATAGTCTTATCAATCTCCGCCACTTTCCCTTCCAGATCACGGATTTCCTGCGCCACGGCGTTGAGATCAATCTCTTCTTCCGCTTCAAAGGTATCGACATAGCGAGGAATATTTAGGTTGTAATCGTTGTTACGGATCTCTTCCAGCGTCGCGATATGGCTGTATTTCTCGAGTGCTTTCCAGTCGTTGTAGGTATCGGCGATTTTATCGATATGCTCGGGCAACAGTCGGTTCTGGGTTTTCACCTTCTCAAAATCGTTGCTGGCGTCGATAAACAGAATACTGTCGTTGTGCTTACGACACTTGCGCAGTACCAAGACGCAGGTCGGAATGCTGGTGCCGTAGAAGATATTGGCAGGCAGGCCGATCACCGCATCGATGCAGTTCAGCTTCTCAATCATAAACTGACGAATATGGCCTTCCGCTGCGCCACGGAATAGCACGCCGTGTGGCAGAACCACCGCCATGGTGCCGTCATCTTCCAGGTGATGGAACATATGCTGTACAAACGCCATATCAGCCTTGCTGGACGGTGCCAGTTTGCCGTACTGGGCAAAGCGGTCATCGTTCATAAATAGCGGACTAGCGCTCCACTTGGCGGAGAACGGTGGGTTGGCGACGATGGCGTCAAATTTCAGATGCGTATGCTGCGGGTGTTCCAGCGTATCTTCCTGAATGATTTCAAAATCGGCATAGTGAACCCCGTGCAGGATCATGTTCATACGCGCCAGGTTGTAGGTGGTACGGTTCATTTCCTGACCGTAGATTTTACCCACCGATGAGGCTTCACGCTTCACGCGCAATAACAAAGAGCCAGAGCCACAGGTCGGGTCATACACATTTTTGAGCTTCAGCTTGTGAGTGGTGACGATTTTAGCCAGCAGAGTGGAAACCGGCTGTGGGGTATAAAATTCACCTGCTTTCTTACCTGCGCCTGAGGCGAACTGGCCGATCAGGTACTCGTAGGCATCCCCCAGAATGTCGGAACTGGCTTCGCTCAGGTTAAAGCTCAGTTTGTCGAGTTCAGTGACGACTTTGCCGATCAATTCGTTTTTCGCTTTCGCAGTATTACCAAGCTTGCTTGAGCCTAAATCGAGATCTTCAAACAGGTTGCTGAAGTCATCCGCAGAATCAGTGCCCAGCGTGCTCTGTTCAATGTTGCGTAGGGTAGTGGCGAGGTCTTCCAGAATAAAGCCAGTACCTGTGCCTTTGGGGTCTTTAGCCACACGTTCTGCCATGGTGTGGAACAAATCCGTTGGCGGTAGGAAATAGCCTAAAGTTTGGATACTGTCCTCTTTTACCGCATCAACGATATCCTGATACGCCGGATGTTCCGCAGTCAGTTCATTGTACTGAATGCCATCTTCCGCCAGAATTTTGTTCGCATACGCGACAAATTTTTCTGACAGGTATTTGTAGAAGATAAAACCTAGGCAGTAGTCGCGGAATTCATCGGCATTCATTTTACCGCGCAGGGTATCGGCGATATTCCACAGGCGGCCTTGCAGTTCACTTAAATTTTGCGCTTCAATCTGGGGAGACATAGTTCTTCCTGTTGTTTTTCTTCGTCACAAGGGATGACGTAATGAGTCAAATCATACCACTGAGCAGGCTCAGGATCTGTTGTTCACTCAGGGCAGCAATCTGCTGCTGAT harbors:
- a CDS encoding type I restriction-modification system subunit M, with amino-acid sequence MSPQIEAQNLSELQGRLWNIADTLRGKMNADEFRDYCLGFIFYKYLSEKFVAYANKILAEDGIQYNELTAEHPAYQDIVDAVKEDSIQTLGYFLPPTDLFHTMAERVAKDPKGTGTGFILEDLATTLRNIEQSTLGTDSADDFSNLFEDLDLGSSKLGNTAKAKNELIGKVVTELDKLSFNLSEASSDILGDAYEYLIGQFASGAGKKAGEFYTPQPVSTLLAKIVTTHKLKLKNVYDPTCGSGSLLLRVKREASSVGKIYGQEMNRTTYNLARMNMILHGVHYADFEIIQEDTLEHPQHTHLKFDAIVANPPFSAKWSASPLFMNDDRFAQYGKLAPSSKADMAFVQHMFHHLEDDGTMAVVLPHGVLFRGAAEGHIRQFMIEKLNCIDAVIGLPANIFYGTSIPTCVLVLRKCRKHNDSILFIDASNDFEKVKTQNRLLPEHIDKIADTYNDWKALEKYSHIATLEEIRNNDYNLNIPRYVDTFEAEEEIDLNAVAQEIRDLEGKVAEIDKTIAGFCKALGIDSPFTLAEGNK